A genomic segment from Streptosporangium roseum DSM 43021 encodes:
- a CDS encoding endo-1,3-alpha-glucanase family glycosylhydrolase has protein sequence MNLQVKLGKTVALLVGVLVLGMSGPPMAGAATRSAAPAPITLTAVKDTYASQASPTRVHETYTWLSVCAKTCDGKPGAERRALAGFTVAGVPAGARDVTMVLEVTAARTTDTTVSASKVTGSWAPATTTWNSLPQYGPALAEREGLVNGAVAKFDVSAAFTGNGSYSFGFTSASGAQGVLHSSRSTSGKGPRLVVTYTAPAATPAPTATPTPTATPVPKGPLPFDLPTAKTLRASSHKVFAHYFTPYPLSLDNKAASEDYYTRNYLNPAGESGKHAAYGGLLRDRPLPRAPLAGNWQLQDMETEVRTAAAAGIDGFTVDILSLTSQNWTRLKLLIQAAEKVDPGFTIVLMPDMTSLKSDAATLAASLADLAKSESVYRLDDGRLVVSPFKAEAQTPAWWSNLISIMNSEYGIKVAFVPLFLNFSSNASAFAPISYGFSNWGNRSPAQQSGIASNIKLAHSLGKIWMQPVSVQDERPNQGVYDEAGNTENLRTTWERSITGGADWVQLTTWNDFSEGTQFTPSVHNGHAYLDISSYYLTWLKTGKAPPIVRDTVYLTHRSQLAAARPASGTQTKFMTPRPGTGAPRDAVEILSFLTGAATVNASIGGTAENYQGRAGMQVQLYPLAFGTNKVSVVRSGQTTATVTSPFTVKQTVTVQDLQYNAAGSGR, from the coding sequence ATGAATTTGCAGGTCAAACTGGGAAAGACGGTGGCCTTATTGGTCGGCGTCCTGGTCCTGGGCATGTCGGGACCCCCGATGGCCGGTGCGGCGACCCGCTCGGCCGCTCCGGCGCCCATCACCCTCACCGCGGTCAAGGACACCTACGCCAGCCAGGCGAGTCCCACCCGCGTTCACGAGACCTACACCTGGCTGTCGGTGTGCGCGAAGACGTGTGACGGGAAACCCGGCGCCGAGCGGCGCGCCCTGGCCGGGTTCACCGTCGCAGGCGTGCCCGCGGGCGCGCGCGACGTCACGATGGTGCTGGAGGTGACGGCCGCCCGGACGACCGACACGACCGTCTCGGCGAGCAAGGTCACCGGGAGTTGGGCCCCGGCCACGACGACCTGGAACAGCCTCCCGCAGTACGGCCCGGCGCTCGCCGAAAGGGAGGGCCTCGTCAACGGAGCGGTCGCGAAGTTCGACGTCTCCGCGGCGTTCACCGGCAACGGCTCCTACTCCTTCGGGTTCACGTCGGCGTCGGGCGCGCAGGGGGTCCTGCACTCGTCCCGTTCGACCTCGGGCAAGGGCCCCCGCCTGGTCGTCACCTACACCGCGCCAGCCGCGACCCCGGCCCCCACGGCGACGCCCACGCCCACGGCCACCCCCGTGCCGAAGGGGCCTCTCCCCTTCGACCTGCCCACGGCCAAGACGCTGCGTGCCTCCTCGCACAAGGTCTTCGCGCACTACTTCACGCCCTATCCCCTCTCCCTGGACAACAAGGCCGCGAGTGAGGACTACTACACCAGGAACTACCTCAACCCCGCCGGAGAGAGCGGCAAGCACGCGGCGTACGGCGGCCTGCTCCGCGACCGTCCGCTCCCCCGCGCGCCGCTCGCCGGCAACTGGCAGCTCCAGGACATGGAGACCGAGGTCCGTACGGCCGCCGCGGCGGGCATCGACGGCTTCACCGTCGACATCCTCTCCCTGACCAGTCAGAACTGGACGCGCCTGAAGCTGCTCATCCAGGCGGCGGAGAAGGTGGATCCCGGCTTCACCATCGTCCTGATGCCCGACATGACCTCGCTGAAGTCCGACGCGGCGACCCTGGCGGCCTCCCTCGCCGACCTGGCGAAGTCGGAGTCGGTCTACCGCCTCGACGACGGGCGGCTGGTCGTCTCGCCCTTCAAGGCCGAGGCCCAGACCCCGGCCTGGTGGTCGAACCTCATCTCCATCATGAACAGCGAGTACGGCATCAAGGTGGCCTTCGTACCGCTGTTTCTGAACTTCTCCTCCAACGCCTCGGCCTTCGCCCCGATCAGCTACGGCTTCTCCAACTGGGGTAACCGGAGCCCGGCCCAGCAGTCGGGCATCGCGAGCAACATCAAACTCGCGCACAGCCTCGGCAAGATCTGGATGCAGCCGGTGTCGGTCCAGGACGAGCGCCCCAACCAGGGCGTCTACGACGAGGCCGGCAACACCGAGAACCTCAGGACCACGTGGGAGAGATCCATCACGGGGGGCGCGGACTGGGTGCAGCTCACCACCTGGAACGACTTCTCCGAAGGGACCCAGTTCACCCCGTCGGTTCACAACGGCCACGCGTATCTCGACATCTCGTCCTATTACCTGACGTGGCTGAAGACGGGGAAGGCCCCGCCCATCGTGAGGGACACGGTCTACCTGACCCATCGCTCGCAGCTCGCGGCGGCGAGGCCGGCCTCGGGAACTCAGACGAAGTTCATGACGCCCCGCCCGGGGACCGGCGCGCCCCGTGACGCCGTCGAGATCCTGTCGTTCCTCACCGGCGCCGCCACCGTGAACGCCTCGATCGGCGGAACGGCCGAGAACTACCAGGGCAGGGCGGGGATGCAGGTCCAGCTCTACCCGCTGGCGTTCGGCACCAACAAGGTCTCGGTGGTCCGCTCCGGGCAGACCACGGCGACGGTCACCTCACCCTTCACGGTCAAGCAGACCGTCACCGTGCAGGACCTGCAGTACAACGCGGCCGGCAGCGGACGCTGA
- a CDS encoding SPFH domain-containing protein has protein sequence MDVISTGFGILLAVILLVVIGLLVTASRLFNKVEQGKALIVSKVNKVDVTFTGAIVLPVFHRSEIMDISVKTIEIERTGREGLICRDNIRADIRITFFVRVNKTAEDVVKVAQAIGTARASDQETLQELFSAKFSEALKTVGKQLDFVDLYTQRDQFRDQIIQVIGTDLNGYSLEDAAIDYLEQTSLLSLDKDNILDAQGIRKITELTAIEHVRTNEFQRREEKEITRQNVDAREAILELERRQADAEIKQKREVETMRAREEAEILKVRAEERLKAQAAGLRTDEQLGIQQENQAREIAVAAKNRERVIAIESERIEKDRMLEVISRERETELSRISKDKEVEGEKRSIAEVIRERIAVEKTVAEQEENIKRLRVVEEAERTRQAVIIQAEAEAQESLVKDIKAAEAAEAASRHRAREALVLAESRQQAAELDARAKIRLAEGVQAEAAAAGLAEVQVRERDAAAIEKVGRAEAAVEREKALAVAEGDQAKALASAMGVRERLKAEAEGEQAMALATASAVGEKLKAEAEGLTQKAAAMAALDDASRTHEEYRLRLEADKEIRLAGVNVQLKVAEAQAAVLSAGLSKANIDIVGGDSVFLDRLMGSITMGKSVDGFVQHSDVAQALAGPYLDGSQSLPADLTRMLGSLDTADVRNLSLSALLVKLAAGGADADRLRELLGGAQKPGAGTQAVTDVPVAAEVPVAALNSGKQ, from the coding sequence ATGGACGTCATCTCCACCGGATTCGGCATCCTCCTCGCCGTCATCCTTCTCGTCGTCATCGGTTTGCTGGTCACGGCCAGCCGCCTGTTCAACAAGGTCGAACAGGGCAAGGCACTGATCGTCTCCAAGGTCAACAAGGTGGACGTCACCTTCACCGGGGCGATCGTGCTGCCCGTCTTCCACCGGTCCGAGATCATGGACATCTCGGTGAAGACCATCGAGATCGAGCGGACCGGCCGCGAGGGCCTGATCTGCCGGGACAACATCAGGGCCGACATCCGGATCACCTTCTTCGTCCGGGTCAACAAGACCGCCGAGGACGTCGTCAAGGTCGCCCAGGCCATCGGCACCGCGCGGGCCAGCGACCAGGAGACGCTGCAGGAGCTGTTCAGCGCCAAGTTCTCCGAGGCGCTCAAGACCGTCGGCAAGCAGCTCGACTTCGTGGACCTCTACACCCAGCGCGACCAGTTCCGCGACCAGATCATCCAGGTCATCGGCACCGACCTGAACGGCTACAGCCTTGAGGACGCCGCCATCGACTACCTGGAGCAGACCTCGCTGCTCTCCCTCGACAAGGACAACATCCTCGACGCTCAGGGCATCAGGAAGATCACCGAACTGACCGCGATCGAGCACGTGCGGACCAACGAGTTCCAGCGGCGCGAGGAGAAGGAGATCACCCGCCAGAACGTGGACGCGCGGGAGGCCATCCTCGAACTGGAGCGCCGCCAGGCCGACGCGGAGATCAAGCAGAAGCGCGAGGTCGAGACCATGCGTGCCCGCGAGGAGGCGGAGATCCTCAAGGTCCGGGCGGAGGAGCGGCTCAAGGCCCAGGCCGCCGGCCTGCGCACCGACGAGCAGCTCGGCATCCAGCAGGAGAACCAGGCCCGCGAGATCGCCGTGGCGGCGAAGAACCGCGAGCGGGTCATCGCCATCGAGTCCGAGCGGATCGAGAAGGACCGCATGCTGGAGGTCATCTCCCGCGAGCGTGAGACCGAGCTGTCCCGCATCTCCAAGGACAAGGAGGTCGAGGGCGAGAAGCGGTCCATCGCCGAGGTGATCCGGGAGCGGATCGCGGTGGAGAAGACGGTCGCCGAGCAGGAGGAGAACATCAAGCGGCTGCGGGTGGTCGAGGAGGCCGAGCGGACCCGCCAGGCCGTGATCATCCAGGCCGAGGCCGAGGCGCAGGAGAGCCTGGTCAAGGACATCAAGGCGGCCGAGGCCGCCGAGGCGGCGTCCAGGCACCGGGCACGCGAGGCGCTGGTGCTGGCCGAGTCGCGGCAGCAGGCCGCCGAACTCGACGCCCGCGCCAAGATCCGGCTGGCCGAGGGCGTCCAGGCCGAGGCGGCCGCGGCCGGCCTCGCCGAGGTGCAGGTCCGGGAGCGGGACGCCGCGGCGATCGAGAAGGTGGGCCGCGCCGAGGCCGCGGTCGAGCGGGAGAAGGCGCTGGCGGTCGCCGAGGGCGACCAGGCCAAGGCGCTCGCCTCGGCCATGGGGGTGCGGGAGAGGCTCAAGGCGGAGGCCGAGGGCGAGCAGGCGATGGCGCTCGCGACCGCCTCGGCCGTCGGCGAGAAGCTCAAGGCCGAGGCCGAGGGCCTGACCCAGAAGGCGGCGGCGATGGCCGCGCTGGACGACGCGAGCCGTACCCACGAGGAGTACCGCCTGCGGCTGGAGGCGGACAAGGAGATCCGCCTCGCCGGGGTGAACGTCCAGCTCAAGGTCGCCGAGGCGCAGGCCGCCGTACTGTCGGCGGGCCTGTCCAAGGCCAACATCGACATCGTCGGCGGCGACAGCGTGTTCCTCGACCGGCTGATGGGCTCGATCACCATGGGCAAGAGCGTGGACGGCTTCGTGCAGCACTCCGACGTCGCCCAGGCTCTGGCCGGGCCGTACCTGGACGGCTCGCAGAGCCTGCCCGCCGACCTGACCAGGATGCTCGGCTCGCTCGACACCGCCGACGTGCGGAACCTGTCCCTGTCGGCGCTGCTGGTGAAGCTGGCCGCGGGCGGAGCCGACGCCGACCGGCTGCGTGAGCTGCTGGGCGGCGCGCAGAAGCCCGGCGCCGGCACCCAGGCCGTCACCGACGTCCCGGTCGCCGCCGAGGTGCCGGTCGCCGCCCTCAACTCCGGCAAGCAGTGA
- a CDS encoding PP2C family protein-serine/threonine phosphatase: MITLRYAAGSDIGRVRQGNEDAAYAGARLLAVADGMGGHVGGEVASSAAIAAVSTLDHEVPEDLAAAAEAGVRKANQRLRELVEQDPSLTGMGTTLTLMLWDGPRVALAHIGDSRAYLLRNGDLYQITYDHTLVQTLMDDGRITAEEAARHPHRSILLQVLDGGDTIDPDLSLRDAEVGDRYLLCSDGLSGVVEADRLRHVLADIDDLEAVTRRLIELACDAGGPDNITCVVADVVEGPGSDTPVVVGSAAPS; this comes from the coding sequence ATGATCACGCTTCGCTATGCGGCAGGCTCCGATATCGGCCGGGTCCGCCAGGGCAACGAGGACGCGGCCTACGCCGGCGCCCGGCTGCTCGCCGTCGCCGACGGCATGGGCGGCCACGTGGGCGGGGAGGTGGCCAGCTCGGCGGCGATCGCCGCGGTCTCCACCCTGGACCACGAGGTCCCGGAGGACCTGGCCGCCGCGGCCGAGGCCGGGGTCCGCAAGGCCAACCAGCGCCTGCGCGAGCTGGTCGAGCAGGATCCGAGCCTCACCGGCATGGGCACCACTCTGACCCTGATGCTCTGGGACGGACCGCGGGTCGCCCTCGCCCACATCGGCGACTCCCGCGCCTACCTGCTCCGCAACGGCGATCTCTACCAGATCACCTATGACCACACCCTGGTCCAGACGCTGATGGACGACGGGCGGATCACCGCCGAGGAGGCCGCCCGGCATCCGCACAGGTCGATCCTGCTCCAGGTCCTGGACGGCGGCGACACCATCGACCCCGACCTCTCCCTGCGCGACGCCGAGGTCGGCGACCGCTACCTGCTCTGCTCCGACGGCCTGTCCGGGGTGGTCGAGGCCGACCGGCTCCGCCACGTGCTCGCCGACATCGACGACCTCGAGGCGGTGACCCGGCGGCTCATCGAGCTCGCCTGTGACGCCGGCGGCCCGGACAACATCACCTGCGTGGTCGCGGACGTGGTCGAGGGGCCCGGTTCGGACACCCCCGTGGTGGTCGGCTCGGCCGCCCCCTCCTAG